A genomic segment from Spinacia oleracea cultivar Varoflay chromosome 3, BTI_SOV_V1, whole genome shotgun sequence encodes:
- the LOC130469432 gene encoding protein FAR1-RELATED SEQUENCE 5-like, which produces MGDHGLQLSQMASQEPEDLELVEVPKVGMSFPSIEDAFDMVQKYAFSVGFGFVKFSHSTNKAGICVYHKFACHKGGTRKERNYKRERKRPVARTNCPAKVNLAQREGGRWKITQVNVEHNHDMDPRNSRFLNAHRTVPSLLKRRFEMFDATGVKMSKVIRAVTAEAGGPENMPCLPRDCRNYVDKARRERFGGVDAEALYILFTRMQKIFDV; this is translated from the exons ATGGGCGACCATGGTCTGCAATTAAGCCAG atGGCTTCTCAAGAACCTGAAGATCTTGAGCTTGTCGAAGTACCTAAGGTGGGCATGTCGTTCCCGTCAATTGAAGATGCATTTGATATGGTACAAAAGTATGCGTTTTCTGTGGGTTTTGGATTTGTGAAATTTTCTCATTCAACCAATAAAGCGGGAATTTGTGTTTATCATAAGTTTGCTTGTCACAAGGGAGGGACGAGGAAGGAAAGAAATTACAAGAGGGAAAGGAAAAGACCAGTGGCGAGAACTAATTGTCCGGCTAAAGTTAATCTTGCACAAAGAGAGGGTGGTCGATGGAAAATTACACAAGTGAATGTGGAACACAATCATGACATGGATCCAAGAAATTCTCGGTTCTTAAATGCGCATAGGACTGTGCCATCACTTTTAAAAAGAAGATTCGAGATGTTTGATGCAACTGGTGTTAAGATGAGCAAAGTCATTAGAGCAGTAACTGCAGAAGCTGGTGGGCCAGAGAACATGCCTTGTCTACCTAGAGATTGTCGTAATTATGTTGATAAAGCTCGGAGGGAAAGATTTGGAGGAGTTGATGCTGAAGCTCTTTATATCCTTTTTACAAGGATGCAGAAG ATATTCGATGTATGA
- the LOC110778237 gene encoding uncharacterized protein isoform X1 yields the protein MSYRRRGGLNGRGAIIRPPGYRTNGQENPHIGEENLHQMSPENNYSPNPSTMPQSAASTLNQMSNSRSVTAASTLHQSPNSVTQAATNMVHVEPQTTVRNVNLDNNGNINVSDETGNPEKTDSVLHPDELWFPHCDVVDKVSETSYKTYFKGPYCNLKMTPPQVRLRWWNAFKLEFSWDPSIAKRVKKGWQSKCRRRLSDMVSKVCTDPDYNADWCPPTIREEMVQIRSTEEFQEKSEKCKKNRKGNGNQKIHHRQGSISTEEVMLKLKKELGRKPTAAELYYKCHADGSGRFVNDKAQAVWNDFKEKKATNSLCESENQKTEDELFLEATGGWTDKGRVFGMGASADSYYERPGVEERNAKRRRRDYAMELEGKVIDLVTENLEQKTELDATKVSLVETQKSLAETQNALKALEQTVQLLLQASNIATIPTSTSSPSV from the exons ATGTCGTATAGACGTAGAGGTGGTTTGAACGGGAGAGGTGCCATCATTCGACCACCAGGCTATCGTACTAATGGGCAGGAAAATCCTCACATTGGTGAAGAGAACCTTCATCAGATGTCTCCAGAAAATAACTATAGCCCGAATCCTAGTACTATGCCCCAGTCAGCAGCAAGCACATTGAATCAGATGTCTAATTCTAGGTCTGTGACAGCAGCAAGCACTCTTCACCAGTCACCTAATTCTGTGACCCAAGCAGCAACAAACATGGTTCATGTAGAGCCCCAAACAACCGTTCGTAATGTCAATCTTGATAATAATGGTAACATAAATGTATCCGATGAGACAGGAAACCCTGAAAAGACTGATTCAGTGCTGCACCCTGATGAATTGTG GTTTCCCCATTGTGATGTGGTTGATAAAGTTTCTGAGACGTCGTATAAGACATACTTTAAAGGACCCTATTGCAATTTGAAAATGACTCCCCCACAAGTTCGGCTGAGGTGGTGGAATGCTTTTAAG CTTGAATTCTCCTGGGATCCATCGATAGCTAAGCGGGTTAAGAAGGGGTGGCAATCAAAATGCAGGAGGCGCCTTTCTGATATGGTGTCAAAAGTTTGCACGGATCCTGACTACAATGCAGATTGGTGTCCTCCTACCATAAGAGAAGAAATGGTTCAGATTAGATCTACTGAAGAATTCCAAGAAAAATCAGAGAAATGTAAGAAAAATCGGAAGGGCAATGGAAATCAGAAGATTCACCATCGTCAGGGTTCCATATCGACTGAAGAAGTGATGTTAAAACTG AAAAAGGAGTTGGGACGTAAGCCAACTGCAGCTGAGCTTTACTACAAGTGCCATGCTGATGGTAGTGGACGATTCGTTAATGACAAGGCTCAAGCGGTTTGG AATGACTTTAAGGAGAAAAAAGCTACAAACTCTCTATGTGAGAGTGAGAATCAAAAGACAGAGGACGAGTTGTTCCTTGAGGCAACAGGTGGATGGACTGACAAGGGAAGAGTATTTGGTATGGGAGCATCAGCAGACTCATACTATGAGAGACCAGGAGTTGAAGAGAGGAACGCAAAAAGACGCAGAAGAGACTATGCAATGGAGTTGGAAGGCAAGGTTATAGATCTTGTTACAGAGAATTTGGAACAAAAGACTGAGCTTGATGCAACAAAGGTGAGCCTAGTTGAAACCCAAAAAAGTCTTGCTGAAACTCAAAACGCATTGAAGGCTCTGGAACAAACCGTACAACTTCTTTTGCAAGCCAGCAACATCGCAACTATTCCTACCTCTACCTCCTCTCCTTCTGTCTAA
- the LOC130469434 gene encoding uncharacterized protein isoform X1, translating into MCRVWLISNMFFVRCVEFGIMKRRERSWMYNRLDGRNLKPDFLKGVGEFIEFCKEHPTCNDGDKIRCPCPLCDNRRFHDTETVRVHLYKKGFVRNYYQWICQGESLVESSSVQPNQYRDMVIDALGNNQEHLVNEEGNSVEEEPNDEAKKFIDLLKAAGDPLYEGSKLSVLEMASRIASLKCEFNLQHKCVDGFASLMNDAIPNNNQMGRTFNSTKKVLEGLELPHERIHTCPKGCLLFWKGDAQLDKCRVCGSDRYKKTAKGKLIPAKVLIYFPITPRLQRLYATKNISEDMTWHAKNPRVQNTFAHPSDSQAWKHLDTTFPNFASEPRNVRLGLCTDGFAPHGKFGSQYSCWPVILTPYNLPPSMCMKRPFMFLSLLVPGPKNPKGNLDVYMQPLIEELKQLWEVGAMTYDISSKQNFNLRAALLWTISDFPAYGMLSGWSTTGKKACPYCMDKSKAFWLEHGGKVSWFDCHRQFLPHDHPFRKNKTAFCKNKVENGMGPHIMCGEELWQCVKDLPKATDGPEALKKLKSAKMGWFKQSILWELPYWKDLLLRHNLDVMHIEKNFFDQLINTVMDVKGSTSDTTSARKDMAKYCKRRQLELGNGNQTMPKAPFALDKAQKKVLCEWVRDLKFPDAYASNLSRCVNLQSCKLYGMKSHDCHVFMERLLPVALKELLPLHVWKAITEISQFFRDLCAPTIKASDIDRLDKNIAEILCKLEKIFPPAFFNSMEHLPVHLPHEAKVGGPVQYRWMYPFERFLNHLKRKVGNKARVEGSICNAYLMEEITNFCSHYFQPEVDTKARDLGRNVHSVVENQHDVNIPEMFRVDCGRAPTNGRLRFLQDMEYDRAHLYVLANSGILGEYERKFEEHILQTQPHIVMEDIWSKCEAQFPEWFKSHVLRSLSPNDVTRALAMGPSRQVRTWSRFYANGYNFQTHDYGKHKSTMNYGVCVQSPDEVDYFGILEEVVELSYCGKLQEYKTILFKCSWMDSVKGMNIHEQYKLVEVNHSKRYPKYDPFVLSYQVSQVYFAHYPSLKRDKAQWWAVFKTKARSVIDAPVDLDFLQEDANEVSSALCAPDEIPDYEDQDDDDDDDDINDGDADSMSDEDEDDEDEDEDDGDDDIDDDDDDGDDDDADDSDGYDD; encoded by the exons ATGTGTAGGGTGTGGTTAATTAGTAACATGTTTTTTGTGAGATGTGTAGAATTTGGTATCATGAAAAGAAGAGAGCGTAGTTGGATGTATAATAGACTCGACGGGCGCAATCTTAAGCCCGACTTTCTCAAGGGGGTTGGAGAGTTCATTGAGTTTTGCAAAGAGCATCCAACATGCAATGATGGTGACAAAATAAGATGCCCATGCCCCTTGTGTGATAACAGGCGTTTTCATGATACTGAAACAGTTAGAGTACATTTGTACAAGAAGGGGTTTGTTCGTAATTACTATCAATGGATATGTCAAGGGGAAAGCTTAGTAGAGTCCTCGAGTGTTCAGCCAAATCAATATCGGGATATGGTTATTGATGCTCTTGGAAATAATCAAGAGCATTTGGTGAATGAAGAGGGTAATTCAGTTGAAGAAGAACCAAATGATGAAGCTAAGAAGTTTATAGACCTTCTAAAGGCAGCTGGAGATCCATTATATGAAGGGAGCAAACTCTCTGTGTTGGAGATGGCATCAAGAATTGCAAGTTTGAAATGTGAATTCAACTTACAACACAAGTGTGTGGATGGGTTTGCATCTTTGATGAATGATGCGATTCCAAATAACAACCAAATGGGTAGAACTTTCAATAGCACAAAGAAGGTTCTTGAGGGCTTGGAACTTCCTCATGAGAGGATCCACACATGCcctaaaggttgtttgctcttcTGGAAAGGCGATGCACAGTTAGATAAATGTAGAGTATGCGGAAGTGATCGGTATAAGAAGACTGCAAAGGGTAAGCTTATTCCAGCAAAAGTTCTAATCTATTTTCCAATCACACCGAGGTTGCAAAGGTTGTATGCTACCAAGAACATTTCGGAGGATATGACTTGGCATGCCAAGAATCCCCGAGTTCAAAACACCTTCGCACATCCTAGTGATAGTCAAGCGTGGAAGCACTTGGATACAACCTTTCCTAATTTCGCATCAGAGCCACGAAATGTCAGGCTTGGTTTGTGCACGGATGGATTTGCCCCCCATGGTAAATTTGGATCCCAATATTCATGTTGGCCAGTTATTCTTACACCATACAACTTGCCTCCATCGATGTGTATGAAAAGACCATTCATGTTCCTTTCTTTGCTCGTTCCCGGTCCTAAAAATCCTAAAGGAAACTTGGATGTGTACATGCAACCACTCATTGAAGAGTTGAAACAGTTATGGGAGGTTGGGGCTATGACTTATGACATCTCAAGCAAGCAGAATTTCAACCTCCGCGCAGCCCTTTTGTGGACTATTAGTGATTTTCCTGCATATGGAATGCTATCTGGATGGTCCACGACCGGAAAGAAGGCTTGCCCTTATTGTATGGATAAAAGCAAGGCATTTTGGCTTGAACATGGAGGTAAAGTTTCATGGTTTGATTGCCATCGACAATTCCTTCCACATGATCACCCTTTTCGAAAGAATAAAACAGCTTTCTGTAAAAACAAAGTTGAAAATGGCATGGGTCCGCATATAATGTGTGGAGAAGAATTGTGGCAATGCGTGAAGGACTTGCCTAAAGCAACTGATGGTCCTGAAGCTCTTAAGAAGTTGAAGAGTGCCAAAATGGGTTGGTTCAAACAAAGTATTCTATGGGAACTCCCATATTGGAAGGATTTGCTTCTTCGTCACAACTTGGATGTCATGCACATTGAAAAGAACTTTTTTGACCAACTCATAAACACTGTGATGGATGTGAAAGGTAGCACCTCGGACACCACTAGTGCAAGGAAAGATATGGCTAAGTATTGTAAACGTCGACAGTTAGAGCTTGGAAATGGAAATCAAACCATGCCAAAAGCACCCTTTGCACTTGACAAGGCTCAAAAGAAGGTGTTATGTGAATGGGTTCGAGACTTGAAATTCCCGGATGCTTATGCTTCAAACTTGAGCAGGTGTGTTAATCTTCAATCATGCAAGCTGTATGGAATGAAGAGCCACGATTGTCATGTCTTCATGGAGAGGTTACTTCCGGTTGCTTTGAAGGAGTTGCTTCCCTTGCATGTTTGGAAGGCAATTACAGAGATTAGTCAATTCTTCCGAGACTTATGCGCCCCCACTATCAAAGCGAGTGACATAGATCGCTTGGATAAGAATATAGCTGAGATCTTGTGCAAGCTAGAGAAGATTTTTCCACCTGCATTTTTCAACTCAATGGAACACTTGCCAGTTCATCTTCCACATGAGGCAAAGGTTGGTGGTCCCGTCCAGTACAGGTGGATGTACCCATTTGAAAG GTTTCTTAACCATTTGAAGCGTAAGGTTGGAAATAAGGCACGTGTAGAAGGCTCCATATGCAATGCTTACCTAATGGAGGAGATTACGAACTTTTGTTCCCACTATTTTCAACCTGAGGTTGACACCAAAGCAAGGGATCTAGGAAGAAATGTCCATTCGGTTGTTGAGAACCAACATGACGTTAATATCCCCGAGATGTTCAGGGTGGATTGTGGTCGTGCACCTACTAATGGCCGTTTGCGCTTCTTGCAAGACATGGAGTATGATCGAGCACATCTTTATGTGCTTGCAAACAGTGGCATCTTAGGTGAATATGAAAG GAAATTTGAGGAGCACATTCTCCAAACTCAACCTCACATAGTAATGGAGGATATTTGGAGTAAATGCGAAGCCCAGTTCCCTGAATGGTTTAAATCACAT GTTCTCCGGTCTTTGAGTCCTAATGATGTGACACGGGCGCTTGCGATGGGCCCCTCTAGACAAGTAAGGACATGGAGCCGGTTCTATGCGAATGGatataattttcaaactcatgacTACGGCAAACACAAGTCAACTATGAATTATGGAGTGTGTGTACAAAGTCCTGATGAAGTTGACTACTTTGGCATTTTGGAGGAGGTGGTTGAACTTTCTTATTGTGGTAAGCTTCAAGAGTACAAGACAATCTTGTTTAAGTGCAGCTGGATGGATTCCGTGAAGGGTATGAACATTCATGAACAATACAAACTTGTTGAGGTCAATCATTCTAAGAGATACCCAAAGTATGACCCGTTTGTATTGTCTTACCAAGTTAGTCAAGTATACTTTGCACACTACCCCAGTTTGAAGAGGGATAAAGCCCAATGGTGGGCTGTGTTTAAAACTAAGGCAAGGTCTGTGATTGATGCTCCGGTTGACTTAGACTTTCTACAAGAAGATGCAAATGAGGTTTCTTCAGCTCTTTGTGCTCCAGATGAGATCCCAGATTATGAAGatcaagatgatgatgatgatgatgacgataTTAATGATGGTGATGCTGATAGTATGAgtgatgaggatgaggatgatgaagatgaggatgaggatgatggtgatgatgacattgatgatgatgatgacgatggtgatgatgatgatgctgatGATTCTGATGGATACGACgattaa
- the LOC130469434 gene encoding uncharacterized protein isoform X2, with amino-acid sequence MKRRERSWMYNRLDGRNLKPDFLKGVGEFIEFCKEHPTCNDGDKIRCPCPLCDNRRFHDTETVRVHLYKKGFVRNYYQWICQGESLVESSSVQPNQYRDMVIDALGNNQEHLVNEEGNSVEEEPNDEAKKFIDLLKAAGDPLYEGSKLSVLEMASRIASLKCEFNLQHKCVDGFASLMNDAIPNNNQMGRTFNSTKKVLEGLELPHERIHTCPKGCLLFWKGDAQLDKCRVCGSDRYKKTAKGKLIPAKVLIYFPITPRLQRLYATKNISEDMTWHAKNPRVQNTFAHPSDSQAWKHLDTTFPNFASEPRNVRLGLCTDGFAPHGKFGSQYSCWPVILTPYNLPPSMCMKRPFMFLSLLVPGPKNPKGNLDVYMQPLIEELKQLWEVGAMTYDISSKQNFNLRAALLWTISDFPAYGMLSGWSTTGKKACPYCMDKSKAFWLEHGGKVSWFDCHRQFLPHDHPFRKNKTAFCKNKVENGMGPHIMCGEELWQCVKDLPKATDGPEALKKLKSAKMGWFKQSILWELPYWKDLLLRHNLDVMHIEKNFFDQLINTVMDVKGSTSDTTSARKDMAKYCKRRQLELGNGNQTMPKAPFALDKAQKKVLCEWVRDLKFPDAYASNLSRCVNLQSCKLYGMKSHDCHVFMERLLPVALKELLPLHVWKAITEISQFFRDLCAPTIKASDIDRLDKNIAEILCKLEKIFPPAFFNSMEHLPVHLPHEAKVGGPVQYRWMYPFERFLNHLKRKVGNKARVEGSICNAYLMEEITNFCSHYFQPEVDTKARDLGRNVHSVVENQHDVNIPEMFRVDCGRAPTNGRLRFLQDMEYDRAHLYVLANSGILGEYERKFEEHILQTQPHIVMEDIWSKCEAQFPEWFKSHVLRSLSPNDVTRALAMGPSRQVRTWSRFYANGYNFQTHDYGKHKSTMNYGVCVQSPDEVDYFGILEEVVELSYCGKLQEYKTILFKCSWMDSVKGMNIHEQYKLVEVNHSKRYPKYDPFVLSYQVSQVYFAHYPSLKRDKAQWWAVFKTKARSVIDAPVDLDFLQEDANEVSSALCAPDEIPDYEDQDDDDDDDDINDGDADSMSDEDEDDEDEDEDDGDDDIDDDDDDGDDDDADDSDGYDD; translated from the exons ATGAAAAGAAGAGAGCGTAGTTGGATGTATAATAGACTCGACGGGCGCAATCTTAAGCCCGACTTTCTCAAGGGGGTTGGAGAGTTCATTGAGTTTTGCAAAGAGCATCCAACATGCAATGATGGTGACAAAATAAGATGCCCATGCCCCTTGTGTGATAACAGGCGTTTTCATGATACTGAAACAGTTAGAGTACATTTGTACAAGAAGGGGTTTGTTCGTAATTACTATCAATGGATATGTCAAGGGGAAAGCTTAGTAGAGTCCTCGAGTGTTCAGCCAAATCAATATCGGGATATGGTTATTGATGCTCTTGGAAATAATCAAGAGCATTTGGTGAATGAAGAGGGTAATTCAGTTGAAGAAGAACCAAATGATGAAGCTAAGAAGTTTATAGACCTTCTAAAGGCAGCTGGAGATCCATTATATGAAGGGAGCAAACTCTCTGTGTTGGAGATGGCATCAAGAATTGCAAGTTTGAAATGTGAATTCAACTTACAACACAAGTGTGTGGATGGGTTTGCATCTTTGATGAATGATGCGATTCCAAATAACAACCAAATGGGTAGAACTTTCAATAGCACAAAGAAGGTTCTTGAGGGCTTGGAACTTCCTCATGAGAGGATCCACACATGCcctaaaggttgtttgctcttcTGGAAAGGCGATGCACAGTTAGATAAATGTAGAGTATGCGGAAGTGATCGGTATAAGAAGACTGCAAAGGGTAAGCTTATTCCAGCAAAAGTTCTAATCTATTTTCCAATCACACCGAGGTTGCAAAGGTTGTATGCTACCAAGAACATTTCGGAGGATATGACTTGGCATGCCAAGAATCCCCGAGTTCAAAACACCTTCGCACATCCTAGTGATAGTCAAGCGTGGAAGCACTTGGATACAACCTTTCCTAATTTCGCATCAGAGCCACGAAATGTCAGGCTTGGTTTGTGCACGGATGGATTTGCCCCCCATGGTAAATTTGGATCCCAATATTCATGTTGGCCAGTTATTCTTACACCATACAACTTGCCTCCATCGATGTGTATGAAAAGACCATTCATGTTCCTTTCTTTGCTCGTTCCCGGTCCTAAAAATCCTAAAGGAAACTTGGATGTGTACATGCAACCACTCATTGAAGAGTTGAAACAGTTATGGGAGGTTGGGGCTATGACTTATGACATCTCAAGCAAGCAGAATTTCAACCTCCGCGCAGCCCTTTTGTGGACTATTAGTGATTTTCCTGCATATGGAATGCTATCTGGATGGTCCACGACCGGAAAGAAGGCTTGCCCTTATTGTATGGATAAAAGCAAGGCATTTTGGCTTGAACATGGAGGTAAAGTTTCATGGTTTGATTGCCATCGACAATTCCTTCCACATGATCACCCTTTTCGAAAGAATAAAACAGCTTTCTGTAAAAACAAAGTTGAAAATGGCATGGGTCCGCATATAATGTGTGGAGAAGAATTGTGGCAATGCGTGAAGGACTTGCCTAAAGCAACTGATGGTCCTGAAGCTCTTAAGAAGTTGAAGAGTGCCAAAATGGGTTGGTTCAAACAAAGTATTCTATGGGAACTCCCATATTGGAAGGATTTGCTTCTTCGTCACAACTTGGATGTCATGCACATTGAAAAGAACTTTTTTGACCAACTCATAAACACTGTGATGGATGTGAAAGGTAGCACCTCGGACACCACTAGTGCAAGGAAAGATATGGCTAAGTATTGTAAACGTCGACAGTTAGAGCTTGGAAATGGAAATCAAACCATGCCAAAAGCACCCTTTGCACTTGACAAGGCTCAAAAGAAGGTGTTATGTGAATGGGTTCGAGACTTGAAATTCCCGGATGCTTATGCTTCAAACTTGAGCAGGTGTGTTAATCTTCAATCATGCAAGCTGTATGGAATGAAGAGCCACGATTGTCATGTCTTCATGGAGAGGTTACTTCCGGTTGCTTTGAAGGAGTTGCTTCCCTTGCATGTTTGGAAGGCAATTACAGAGATTAGTCAATTCTTCCGAGACTTATGCGCCCCCACTATCAAAGCGAGTGACATAGATCGCTTGGATAAGAATATAGCTGAGATCTTGTGCAAGCTAGAGAAGATTTTTCCACCTGCATTTTTCAACTCAATGGAACACTTGCCAGTTCATCTTCCACATGAGGCAAAGGTTGGTGGTCCCGTCCAGTACAGGTGGATGTACCCATTTGAAAG GTTTCTTAACCATTTGAAGCGTAAGGTTGGAAATAAGGCACGTGTAGAAGGCTCCATATGCAATGCTTACCTAATGGAGGAGATTACGAACTTTTGTTCCCACTATTTTCAACCTGAGGTTGACACCAAAGCAAGGGATCTAGGAAGAAATGTCCATTCGGTTGTTGAGAACCAACATGACGTTAATATCCCCGAGATGTTCAGGGTGGATTGTGGTCGTGCACCTACTAATGGCCGTTTGCGCTTCTTGCAAGACATGGAGTATGATCGAGCACATCTTTATGTGCTTGCAAACAGTGGCATCTTAGGTGAATATGAAAG GAAATTTGAGGAGCACATTCTCCAAACTCAACCTCACATAGTAATGGAGGATATTTGGAGTAAATGCGAAGCCCAGTTCCCTGAATGGTTTAAATCACAT GTTCTCCGGTCTTTGAGTCCTAATGATGTGACACGGGCGCTTGCGATGGGCCCCTCTAGACAAGTAAGGACATGGAGCCGGTTCTATGCGAATGGatataattttcaaactcatgacTACGGCAAACACAAGTCAACTATGAATTATGGAGTGTGTGTACAAAGTCCTGATGAAGTTGACTACTTTGGCATTTTGGAGGAGGTGGTTGAACTTTCTTATTGTGGTAAGCTTCAAGAGTACAAGACAATCTTGTTTAAGTGCAGCTGGATGGATTCCGTGAAGGGTATGAACATTCATGAACAATACAAACTTGTTGAGGTCAATCATTCTAAGAGATACCCAAAGTATGACCCGTTTGTATTGTCTTACCAAGTTAGTCAAGTATACTTTGCACACTACCCCAGTTTGAAGAGGGATAAAGCCCAATGGTGGGCTGTGTTTAAAACTAAGGCAAGGTCTGTGATTGATGCTCCGGTTGACTTAGACTTTCTACAAGAAGATGCAAATGAGGTTTCTTCAGCTCTTTGTGCTCCAGATGAGATCCCAGATTATGAAGatcaagatgatgatgatgatgatgacgataTTAATGATGGTGATGCTGATAGTATGAgtgatgaggatgaggatgatgaagatgaggatgaggatgatggtgatgatgacattgatgatgatgatgacgatggtgatgatgatgatgctgatGATTCTGATGGATACGACgattaa
- the LOC110778237 gene encoding uncharacterized protein isoform X2 — translation MAPGELWFDHSSISRDITNVIQKYFKSPWTCYTKVDKDTKDHWFTLFKRTYKWLPEFDHLAVRDYHANAYKRVKYIHYQITRKSNGRKPDWMSEKVHADMMKHVDDDEFKKRSEQAKKNRRGGSLTNNVEPSHFQGSISTTEAAKKMAKESGGVMPTAGDLYLKTHTKEVPGKGKVPCSSKAKQIKENYEKNVAECVEKGIAKDPNQIYFETVGGRKKGKVPGLGSGASLYFAPSRRGGSSSSSYTPSIYSQMSSRLEETQQQLTQKSIELETTKNQMLKAMEDDLLLRQREREEREAERLQHQREMERERQERERERQEREEHAAQMKKAMESYERMFSQCTGFPFSQSQDPRDPPGGGTPLC, via the exons ATGGCACCGGGTGAACTTTG GTTTGATCACAGTTCCATTTCGCGGGATATTACTAACGTCATCCAGAAATATTTCAAGAGTCCTTGGACGTGTTATACCAAAGTTGACAAGGATACAAAAGATCATTGGTTCACTCTGTTCAAG AGGACCTATAAATGGTTGCCTGAGTTTGATCACCTTGCTGTGCGTGATTACCATGCAAATGCATATAAACGGGTTAAGTACATCCACTACCAAATAACAAGAAAGAGTAATGGAAGGAAGCCAGATTGGATGTCTGAGAAAGTGCATGCAGATATGATGAAGCACGTGGATGATGATGAATTCAAGAAAAGATCTGAGCAGGCTAAGAAAAATAGAAGAGGGGGTTCATTAACCAACAATGTTGAACCATCACATTTCCAAGGTTCCATTTCCACAACTGAGGCTGCAAAGAAAATG GCAAAGGAAAGTGGAGGTGTGATGCCTACAGCTGGTGACTTATATTTGAAGACACACACGAAGGAAGTACCGGGTAAAGGGAAAGTCCCTTGTAGTAGCAAAGCAAAGCAAATCAAG GAAAACTATGAAAAAAATGTTGCTGAATGTGTTGAAAAAGGCATTGCTAAAGATCCCAACCAAATCTACTTTGAGACAGTAGGTGggagaaagaagggaaaggTCCCCGGGCTGGGTAGTGGAGCCTCTCTATACTTTGCACCATCTAGAAGGGGTGGTAGTTCTTCTAGCTCATACACCCCATCTATTTATTCTCAAATGTCATCTCGATTGGAAGAGACTCAACAACAGTTGACCCAAAAATCCATTGAGcttgaaacaacaaaaaatcagATGTTAAAGGCTATGGAGGACGATCTACTTTTGAggcaaagggagagagaagaaagagaagcAGAGCGACTACAGCACCAAAGGGAGATGGAAAGGGAGagacaagagagagaaagggagagacaaGAAAGAGAAGAACATGCCGCCCAGATGAAAAAGGCAATGGAGTCTTACGAGCGGATGTTCAGTCAGTGTACTGGTTTTCCTTTCTCGCAGTCGCAGGACCCTCGAGATCCACCCGGAGGCGGGACACCTTTGTGTTAG